A window of the Lactuca sativa cultivar Salinas chromosome 7, Lsat_Salinas_v11, whole genome shotgun sequence genome harbors these coding sequences:
- the LOC111879531 gene encoding uncharacterized protein LOC111879531 produces MEEDNSRWRLLSRLRTVVKKVTFLMNSNVNRWRAVSSFIGRSGSRRRLSFGERLGLTAIVSSSDDEEQEHDNHCDSGSCSHGKVLEKTRSFHIQRTMSFPEEDDVDKRAEMFIENFYRQLRYERQVSLQLRYRRDTSFGSSDSNSP; encoded by the coding sequence ATGGAAGAAGACAACAGCAGATGGAGGTTGTTAAGCAGGCTGAGAACAGTCGTCAAGAAGGTCACTTTTCTTATGAACTCAAATGTAAACCGGTGGCGCGCTGTCTCCTCTTTCATAGGTCGTTCAGGCAGTCGCCGGCGGCTGAGCTTTGGGGAACGACTAGGGTTGACAGCAATAGTGTCATCCTCCGATgatgaagaacaagaacatgataaTCATTGTGATTCTGGTTCTTGTTCTCATGGAAAGGTGTTGGAGAAGACGAGAAGCTTTCATATACAAAGAACCATGAGTTTTCCTGAAGAAGATGATGTGGATAAGAGAGCTGAGATGTTTATTGAGAACTTTTATCGACAATTAAGATACGAACGACAAGTTTCTTTGCAACTTAGGTACAGAAGAGATACTAGTTTTGGATCATCTGATTCAAATTCGCCATGA